GGTATCCACACAGGTGATGACCGCCCGGAATCCCAGCGCAATGAACTGCCGGACGAGGTCCGCCGGCGCCTTCCCCCACAGCGGGAAGATCGCGCCCATGTCCAGGCGGGCGAGGTTGCGCTCTCGATATGCACGCACCTCCTCCAGATGGATGTCGCCGAAGGCCACGGCCTGCACGCCTCGGGAGAGATAGCGTTCCAGCACCTCCCGCATGCGGCGCTCGTACTCCCCGTTGTCGCAGTGCTGGGGGATCCAGACGAGCTCAAGCGGCAGGCCCAGGGCCTCGGCCTGCTGTTGGAGGAGCTCCAGGCGCACCCCATGCATACTGATGCGCTGGTAGCCCTCGGTGACGGTGGTCAAAAGGCCGGCGACCTCCCAGCTCCCCTCCTGCAGAAGCGTGTGTAGGGCCAGGGCGCTGTCTTTGCCGCCGCTCCAAGCGAAAAGGATGCGTTCCATTTCCCGCGCTCCGATCGAACTCCCTGCATGATACCACACGCTCCCGCGCCGGCCAAACCAGCCCCTACGTCCCTGCCCCCGCGATAGAGGATAACATTAAACTTTGTCCACCTCAGCCCTTTCATGGGCCGGCCATATTGTCAAGCGCCGGCTCGTTATGGTAGAATACCTGTATGAGCGGGCCGGCGGTACGCCGCGCTCGCCGTCCGCACGTCATGCATGGAGGATGGAAATGTCCAGGCGAGGCTGGGTCTTTGGAGCGCTGGTGCTGATAAGCCTCCTCTTGGTTTCGCCGGCCCTGGCCCCGGCCGGCAGTCACGTATCGGCGCAGGGGACCATTGGCGCGCCGCCGGAGTGGGTCAACTTCTACGGGATCAATTCCACGTTCAACGGACAGCCCCTGCCCGTCGGGTCCGAGGTAGTAGCCTACGCCGGCGATAAACGGTGCGGCTCCTTCGTCGTCCATACACTCGGACAGTACGGCGTCATGCCCTGCTACCGGGACCGGCCGGAACAGCCCGGCGCACAACCCGGCGACCGCATCCGCTTCACCATCAATGGCTATGAGGCCATCGTGCGGGGGCCGGACGAACCTGTCTGGACCGTGCACGGCGACCTCAAACATGTCGAGCTGGAAGCGCACGGCGTTCCGCAATCGCCCACCCCCACCCCGACCCAGACCGTGATGCCCACCAGCACGCCGACCTCCACCCCCATCGGATGGAGCCCCAGCCCCACGCCGACCTGGCCCTGGACACCTACGCCCACGCCCATCCTCTCCCCGACGCCCACCCCCACCCTGTGGTACTGGCCCAGCCCGACGCCCACGCCGGTGGCGCCGCCGGCAACCCTGCCGCCCGGGGTCACCTGCTGGGACCAGGTGCAGGACGGCGGCTTTGAGGCCGGCGGATACTGGGGGGTGGACGCCACCGCCCGGCCGGCGGCGCGCAGTATCGCTCAAGTGCACGCCGGCAGTTACTCCATGCGCCTCGGCATCGAGAACGAGTCCAACGTCGCCTCCAGCTCCGCCATCCGCCAGCGGCTGGAGGTGCCGGCCAACGCCACTTCCGCCCTCCTGACCCTGTTCTATTATCCCACCACCGAACCTGACCCACGCGGGGATTACTGGGAAATCCTCCTCATGTCCCCGGGCACCAACCAGGTCATCGCCACGCTCTGGCGCAACCCGGTGAGCAACGATCGGCGCTGGCTCCAGTTGAACGTGGACCTCTCCTCGTTCCGCGGCTATGCCTTCGACCTGTACCTGAACGTGTTCAACGATGGGCAGGGCGGCCGCAGTGCCGTATATGTGGATGATGTGGCGTTCCAGATTTGCGCGCCGGCGCCGCAGGCCCCTACCCCCACCTTCACGCCCCTGCCTCCGCCGGCCACCCCCTGGACGCCGTATCCTACGCCGGCCGGCCAGTGCACCGAGCTGATCTCCAACGGCGGGTTCGAGGCCGGCACGCAGGGATGGTACCTTGGCCCCACGGAGCGCGTGCCGGCGCTGGTCACCGACAACCGCCACAGCGGCAGTTACGCCATGCGGCTGGGCATCCCCGATGGGCCTAACGTGCAGACCTTCTCGTCCATACGCCAGACAGTCAGCATCCCCGCGGATGCCGCCAACGTCGAAATCACCTTCTGGGTATATCTTATGTCTACTGAAACCGGTGGGCAGGACCATCAGGAGTTTGTGGTGCTCTCGCCGGCGGATGGCTCGACCCTGGCCCTGCCCTGGCGGGTGTGGTACGACAACAGCCGCACCTGGATGCAACAACGCATCAACCTGACCCAATTCCGCGGCCAGTCCATCGTGGTGTACTTCAATGCCTATAACGACGGCGCCGGCGGCGTGACCTCGATGGTCATTGACGATATCTCCCTGCTGGCATGCCGGCCGGCCCCCACGCCATCTCCTACCGCCATCGCCCTGCTCGTCCCGACGGCGACCTTCACTCCACCGCCGGCGGCAGGGGCCGCCGGCCAGCAGACGCCCATGGTGACCCTGGCGCGGCCGACGCCAACCCCCTCACCCACGCCGGCGGGACTGCTGGGCGGCTCCAAAACCGCCACCATTGCGGCGGCAGCGGCGTTGATCATGGCTATCCTGGGCAGTGTGGCCATCATTGGGGTGGTGCTCCAACAACGCCGGCGGCAGAAGCAATCCGGGTCGGCCAGCGGCACGTACGGCGCTGGGGCGACGCCTCCACCGCCAGGCTTCGGACCGATTTCCTCTGCGGGAGCACAGCCCGGGGCTTCGGGGGCGCCTCCCACGTCGGCATCCCCCACGACATCCACGCCGGGTGCGCCGAGCGGGTCGCCGGCCGGCGCCGGTGGAGCCGCACCGTCCAGCGAAACGCCGTACCAGCGGCCGGTGCGGGTGGTCAGCGCGGCTCGTCCGCGGCGCATCTCCTCGGTAGAGCCGGATGTGTCCCCGCGCATGCCCGCGGAAGAAGAACCCGAGGAACCGCCTGAGCCGGCGGAAGAGGAACTGGGGGAAGAGGAGCGGGTTGACCCGGGAGCGCCTCGCCGCTGGATCCAACTGGCGGACAAGGACACGCCGCCGGAGGAGCCGCCGGCAGAGCCGGCGGAAGAAGAGGCAGAGGAGGACGAGGACCAGCCGCCGTGGTAAGCCTTTGGCGCGACGGGAAAAGAACAGGCGGGGGAAAATCCCCCCCCGCCTGTTTTATCCCATCCGGCCGGCTCCATCCTCCTGGAGCGGCACCTCGTCCAGCATATCGCGCAGCCGGCGGGCATGCTCGCTCCATCCGCCGGCGGGGAAGCGGCGCAGATACTCCTCCAGGTCCTGGCGCGCGCCGGCCGCGTCGCCGGCGTTGATGCGCGCACAGCCGCGCTGGAACAGCGCCTCCGCATGGCCGGGGATGAGCTGGAGCACCCGCGTGAGGTCCTGCACCGCCCGTTCGGGGATATTCAGCTCACGCCAGTAAATGGTGCCGCGCATGAGCAGTGCGCCGGCATTGCCAGCGTCCAGCTCGATGGCCCGGGTGAGGTCGAAAACCGCTTTCTCGAAGGATTCCCGGTCGGCGTACAGGTCGCCGAAATGGCGGTGGCCGGCGGCGCGCAGGGTGAGGAACCAGCTACACAGGCGGCGCCACCAGCCGACAGCCGGCCGGCTTGCTCGTTCGGGCATTCTCCCCTCAATCAAAAGGTATCAGGCTGAACTTCATCAGCTTGTCCCAACGGTGCACCGCCTCGATGCGCCGCACCGTGCCGGACTTACTGCGCATGACCAGGGTTTCGGTGCGTGCCCCGCCGCCGAAGTAGCGCACGCCCCTCAACAACTCGCCGTCCGTAATGCCGGTGGCGGAGAAGAAGATGTTCTGCCCGGAGCAAAGGTCATCCGTGGTGTAAATCCGGTTCAGGTCGTATCCCATTTCGAGGGCCTTGCGCCGTTCCTCCTCGTTGCGCGGCCAAAGCTTGGCCTGGATCTCGCCGCCGACACATTTGAGCGCGCAAGCGGTGAGCACAGCCTCCGGGGAACCGCCGATACCCAGCAGGATGTCAATGCCGGTGGATTCCATCGCGGTCATCAGGCCGCCGGCCACGTCGCCGTGCGGGAGCAGGCGGATGCGGGCGCCGACATGCCGCACCTCTTCGATCAGCTTCTTGTGGCGGTCCCGGTCCAGCATGACAACGGTCAGGTCATTGATGTCCTTGCCCCGCGCCCGCGCCACATTGCGCAGATTCACCGCTACCGGCGCCTCGATGTCAATGGCCCCCTTGGCCTCCGGCCCGACGGCGATCTTGTCCATATAGACGATGGGGCCGGGGAAAAACATGGTGCCGCGTTCCGCCATTGCCACCACAGACAGGGCGTTGGGCTGACCCTGCGCCAGCAGAGTGGTGCCTTCGACCGGATCCACGGCGATGTCTACTTGCGGAGGATCACCGGTGCCCAGGCGCTCGCCGTTATACAGCATCGGCGCCTGGTCTTTCTCTCCCTCGCCGATGACGACGATGCCGTCCATGCGGATGGTGTTGAGCACCAGACGCATAGCCTCGACGGCGGCGCGGTCAACCGCTTCCTTGTCGCCGCGGCCCATCCAGCGGCCGGCGGCCAGGGCCGCCGCCTCCGTCACACGCACCAGCTCCAGCGCCAGGTTCCGGTCAGGCAACGAAGGCCCAGTTTCCATGGGTGGTTCCTCCTTGCATTGACGAAGGTATAATATTTTGGTTCGGCGCCTCTGCGCGCCGACATGCCCTGAAACCGGAATGGGTACACCTGATACACACATTGTAGCTTGCCTTGGGGACAATGTCAAAGGATTTGTCAAAGCCCAACGGGTGTTGTAGCATTAGACAGCATCCCCGCATCCTGGAGGTCCCATATGAGCGTGTCTGCGGCGGCACGCCGGCTGTGTCGGATCGTTGGGACGAGCCTGCTGATATGGATGATCTTGAGGGTGCCGGCAGTCCTCGCGGAGAACCCGGTATCCGATGCGACGGTGCGCCTGGCCTTTGTGGGAGATATTATGGTAGGCCGGCATGTCGGCGAGATTATTGTCCAGCAGGGAATGTCATACCCCTTTGCGCATGTGGCCCCGATACTGCACAGCGCCGACCTAGCCTTCGGCAACATGGAATCGCCGCTGACCACCGCGCCGCGCGTCGCCGGCGGGTATGACCTGCGCGCCGATCCGTCCCTGGCGGAGGCGGTGGCGCTGGCCGGCTTTGACCTCCTATCGGTGGCCAACAACCACGCCACGGATAACGGCCGGCCGGGCCTGCTGGAGACCATCCAGGCGCTGGCGGATTGGGGGATGGCCAGCGTGGGCTGTGGGGAAAATCGGGAGACCGCGCAGGGGCCGTGGCGTACGGAGATCAACGGCCTGCGCCTGTCCTTCTTCGCCTATGAGGGACTGCGCGCCACATATCAGGCAAGTGCCAGCGCGGCCGGCTGTATGTGGCTGGACCCCGAAACCGCCGGCCGCGCCATCGCCGAGGCGCGCCCCGACTCCGACCTGATTATCGTGAGCGTGCATTGGGGGGAGGAATATCATTCCCTGCCGAACGCCTATCAGCGGCGGGTGGCCCAGCAGTTGGCCGATGCCGGCGCGGACATCATCATCGGCCATCACCCGCATGTGGTCCAGCCGGTGGAATGGGTGCAGGGCAAGGACAGGGCGCATCCCACGCTGGTCGCCTATTCCCTGGGCAACTTCCTGTTCGACCAGTGGTTCTCAGAGGAGACCATGCAGTCGACTGTCCTGCTGGTGGTGGCCGGCCGGGATGGCGTGCGGGAGTTCGGGCTGGTGCCGACGCTGAGCCAACACGGGCGCGTCACGCTCGCTGAGGGGGCGCCGGCGGAGGCGGTGCTGGGCCGGCTCCTGCCCGGGAATTCACCGTCCGCTGTATGGCGCGTCCTCTGGCCGGCGCCGGGGAGCGGAGCGCCGGCAGTCTGGTGGATGAGGGACAATCCGTCCGCGGCCGGCGGGCCA
The genomic region above belongs to Anaerolineae bacterium and contains:
- a CDS encoding diphthine--ammonia ligase, producing the protein MERILFAWSGGKDSALALHTLLQEGSWEVAGLLTTVTEGYQRISMHGVRLELLQQQAEALGLPLELVWIPQHCDNGEYERRMREVLERYLSRGVQAVAFGDIHLEEVRAYRERNLARLDMGAIFPLWGKAPADLVRQFIALGFRAVITCVDTTMLGREFAGREIDAQLLAELPAGVDPCAENGEFHSFVYAGPIFRRPIAFTRGEKILRENRFYYCDLLPA
- a CDS encoding tetratricopeptide repeat protein; protein product: MPERASRPAVGWWRRLCSWFLTLRAAGHRHFGDLYADRESFEKAVFDLTRAIELDAGNAGALLMRGTIYWRELNIPERAVQDLTRVLQLIPGHAEALFQRGCARINAGDAAGARQDLEEYLRRFPAGGWSEHARRLRDMLDEVPLQEDGAGRMG
- a CDS encoding CapA family protein; the protein is MSVSAAARRLCRIVGTSLLIWMILRVPAVLAENPVSDATVRLAFVGDIMVGRHVGEIIVQQGMSYPFAHVAPILHSADLAFGNMESPLTTAPRVAGGYDLRADPSLAEAVALAGFDLLSVANNHATDNGRPGLLETIQALADWGMASVGCGENRETAQGPWRTEINGLRLSFFAYEGLRATYQASASAAGCMWLDPETAGRAIAEARPDSDLIIVSVHWGEEYHSLPNAYQRRVAQQLADAGADIIIGHHPHVVQPVEWVQGKDRAHPTLVAYSLGNFLFDQWFSEETMQSTVLLVVAGRDGVREFGLVPTLSQHGRVTLAEGAPAEAVLGRLLPGNSPSAVWRVLWPAPGSGAPAVWWMRDNPSAAGGPALSGAHVPPVWLEPFAPARSSLGHPNEMLWRWEMRPANPSAPARFRRPYALSILASACADHPEARCATLEPAGGNRLAVYGWHWTEEGWRRQMLASVEQVSELRWRDVTWDGRPELLVRPMGRVYER
- the glpX gene encoding class II fructose-bisphosphatase; the encoded protein is METGPSLPDRNLALELVRVTEAAALAAGRWMGRGDKEAVDRAAVEAMRLVLNTIRMDGIVVIGEGEKDQAPMLYNGERLGTGDPPQVDIAVDPVEGTTLLAQGQPNALSVVAMAERGTMFFPGPIVYMDKIAVGPEAKGAIDIEAPVAVNLRNVARARGKDINDLTVVMLDRDRHKKLIEEVRHVGARIRLLPHGDVAGGLMTAMESTGIDILLGIGGSPEAVLTACALKCVGGEIQAKLWPRNEEERRKALEMGYDLNRIYTTDDLCSGQNIFFSATGITDGELLRGVRYFGGGARTETLVMRSKSGTVRRIEAVHRWDKLMKFSLIPFD